In Mailhella massiliensis, the following proteins share a genomic window:
- a CDS encoding LuxR C-terminal-related transcriptional regulator produces MKSCIFYQKEIVPKKISEKLHISYGTVRWHLSNLRKLYNVHTTRELLFASTYSRHYAYSNLKISPRAKLVIELFIQGKTYEQIAYHLGISVSGVRRHLEKCLIQNDCKSTIELIARYKNYYKI; encoded by the coding sequence ATGAAATCATGTATCTTTTATCAGAAGGAAATTGTCCCAAAAAAAATATCAGAAAAATTACATATATCATATGGTACTGTACGATGGCACCTTTCAAATCTAAGAAAATTATATAACGTACATACAACTCGTGAACTTTTATTTGCATCCACATATTCAAGACACTATGCATATAGTAATTTAAAAATATCGCCTAGAGCCAAACTAGTAATAGAACTTTTCATTCAAGGTAAAACGTATGAGCAAATTGCGTACCATCTTGGCATCAGTGTAAGCGGAGTACGAAGACATCTTGAAAAATGTCTCATACAAAACGACTGCAAATCAACTATAGAATTAATTGCAAGATATAAAAATTATTACAAGATATAA
- a CDS encoding oxidoreductase produces MNTWLITGCSSGLGKSLTESVLEYGDQVIVTARRVEDIQIFKQKYPQKVLTLQLDVTKEEEVQAAIAKGIEQFGTIDVLVNNAGYCLRGAVEECSFEEVRMQFETNFFGTVRMIQHVLPHMRKQKKGTIVNFSSIAALSTSEGSAFYGASKCAVEGLSDGLRKEVNPLGIKVIVVEPGPFKTDFFYRSIAINEHNIEDYQHTSGKRKVKIKNLDDSVMQGWGDNTKAAKVIIKAVKSRESPFHLLLGSVAVRLAENIFASRTLEVAQWKELSIQTDVHSE; encoded by the coding sequence ATGAATACCTGGTTAATTACAGGATGCTCTTCCGGTCTTGGGAAAAGTCTGACTGAATCAGTACTGGAATATGGAGATCAAGTCATTGTTACGGCCAGACGGGTTGAAGACATACAGATATTCAAACAGAAATATCCCCAAAAAGTCCTGACGTTGCAACTGGACGTAACGAAAGAAGAGGAAGTCCAAGCAGCTATAGCAAAAGGAATCGAACAGTTCGGAACAATTGACGTTCTGGTCAATAATGCTGGTTATTGCTTACGTGGTGCCGTAGAAGAATGTTCTTTTGAAGAAGTAAGAATGCAGTTTGAGACAAATTTCTTCGGAACGGTCCGTATGATACAGCATGTTCTTCCTCATATGCGAAAACAGAAAAAGGGAACCATCGTCAACTTTTCTTCCATCGCAGCTCTGAGCACCTCGGAAGGTTCAGCCTTTTACGGAGCTTCAAAGTGTGCGGTCGAAGGCCTTTCTGACGGCCTCAGAAAAGAAGTAAATCCACTGGGCATAAAAGTCATAGTGGTAGAGCCTGGCCCGTTTAAAACCGACTTTTTCTATCGTTCCATTGCCATCAACGAACACAACATAGAAGACTATCAACATACGTCTGGAAAACGAAAAGTAAAAATCAAAAATCTTGACGACTCGGTCATGCAAGGATGGGGTGACAACACCAAGGCTGCGAAGGTCATTATCAAGGCAGTCAAATCGAGAGAAAGTCCTTTCCATCTTTTGCTCGGCTCCGTTGCCGTCCGGCTGGCCGAGAACATTTTTGCCTCACGAACTTTGGAAGTTGCGCAATGGAAAGAACTCAGTATTCAAACTGATGTACACTCTGAATAA
- a CDS encoding alpha/beta hydrolase, which translates to MKKRLHLFLLMLGTAMLFAPATCSATGDAKNDMRRNIYLTESTSIKDMVNHPAFSGFGEHLLPRPQDAASDLPLREVGRLMPWHSHIQPTVVLQAINRMISDISTGKKVFYNFYDAPQKQRYTGLFFFRGKKGAPFALICPGGGFAYIGSLHEGFPLAEELSRMGYNAFVLQYRTGGEVVACEDMAAAVSWIFAQADTLGVSTQNYSVWGGSAGARMAANLGSYGASAFGGQNVPRPATVVMAYTGHSRYTNDDPPTFAVVSSDDPIASPLVMKRRIDSLKHARINAEFHLYHHAGHGFGTGTGTDAEGWMEKAVHFWEQTQQ; encoded by the coding sequence ATGAAAAAGCGGCTTCATCTTTTTCTTCTGATGCTTGGTACAGCAATGCTTTTTGCCCCGGCAACCTGTAGTGCGACCGGTGATGCAAAAAACGATATGCGTAGAAATATCTATCTTACAGAGTCGACTTCCATCAAAGACATGGTGAATCATCCGGCTTTTTCCGGTTTCGGAGAACACCTTCTCCCTCGGCCGCAAGATGCAGCAAGCGATCTGCCCCTGCGCGAAGTGGGGAGACTTATGCCTTGGCACAGCCATATTCAGCCGACTGTTGTTCTGCAAGCCATCAACCGAATGATCAGCGATATTTCCACCGGGAAAAAAGTGTTCTACAACTTTTATGATGCCCCTCAGAAACAGAGATATACAGGACTGTTCTTTTTCCGGGGAAAAAAAGGGGCTCCCTTTGCACTGATTTGTCCCGGAGGAGGCTTTGCCTACATAGGCTCTCTGCATGAAGGTTTTCCGCTGGCTGAAGAGCTGAGCCGTATGGGATACAACGCCTTTGTTCTCCAGTATCGCACCGGAGGCGAAGTCGTGGCTTGCGAAGACATGGCCGCAGCAGTTTCCTGGATTTTTGCTCAAGCCGACACTCTCGGAGTGAGCACCCAAAATTACTCCGTATGGGGAGGGTCCGCAGGAGCAAGAATGGCCGCGAATCTTGGCTCCTATGGCGCGTCGGCCTTCGGAGGGCAAAATGTTCCACGCCCTGCGACTGTCGTCATGGCCTATACAGGACACAGCCGCTATACAAACGACGATCCTCCAACATTTGCCGTAGTCAGCTCCGACGATCCCATTGCCAGTCCGCTTGTCATGAAACGCAGGATAGACTCCCTCAAACATGCCAGAATCAATGCGGAATTTCATCTTTATCACCACGCAGGACATGGATTCGGAACAGGAACAGGTACGGATGCCGAGGGATGGATGGAGAAAGCCGTCCATTTCTGGGAACAGACTCAACAGTAA
- a CDS encoding aldo/keto reductase has protein sequence MKQRKLGCLQVSEIGLGCMGMDHAYGTPAPRKDMVKLLHRAVELGCTFFDTAVVYGTTNEELLGQAFSSMRDKVVLATKFGIVGQRIENGKPVNLLDSRPESIRVQVEGSLNRLKTDHIDLYYQHRTDPSVEPETVADTMSTLIKEGKILAWGLSNASVEYMKRAHAVCPLAAVENQYSMMWREPEHELFDLCSAMGLAFVAYSPLGNGFLTGRFTRNSVYEEGDFRSFMGRFNHNVMEHNQCLLKLIQDTALAKQATPAQIVLAWELAQRPFIIPIPGTTCPQRLEENLGASLINLSNEELAAINASLASLDVDETYF, from the coding sequence ATGAAACAGCGCAAGTTAGGATGCCTGCAAGTTTCCGAAATCGGGCTTGGCTGTATGGGGATGGACCACGCATATGGTACCCCCGCACCGAGAAAAGACATGGTCAAACTACTCCACCGGGCTGTGGAGCTGGGGTGTACTTTTTTCGATACTGCTGTCGTTTATGGGACCACCAATGAGGAACTTCTGGGACAAGCGTTCTCTTCCATGCGTGATAAGGTCGTATTGGCAACAAAATTCGGAATTGTTGGCCAGCGCATTGAAAACGGCAAACCGGTCAATCTGCTGGACAGCAGGCCGGAATCTATCCGTGTGCAGGTGGAAGGTTCTTTAAACAGGCTTAAAACTGATCACATTGATCTCTACTATCAGCACCGTACAGACCCGTCTGTTGAACCGGAAACGGTGGCAGACACCATGAGCACCCTGATAAAGGAAGGAAAAATTCTTGCCTGGGGTCTTTCCAATGCCTCCGTGGAATACATGAAACGAGCTCATGCCGTATGCCCTCTGGCAGCAGTGGAAAACCAGTATTCCATGATGTGGCGCGAACCGGAACATGAACTATTTGATCTGTGTTCTGCCATGGGCCTTGCTTTTGTTGCCTACAGTCCTCTGGGCAACGGCTTTCTAACCGGGCGCTTTACCCGTAATTCCGTGTACGAGGAAGGAGACTTCCGCAGCTTCATGGGAAGATTCAACCATAACGTCATGGAGCACAATCAGTGTCTGCTGAAACTCATCCAGGACACCGCCCTCGCAAAACAGGCGACTCCCGCCCAGATTGTCCTCGCTTGGGAACTGGCGCAACGGCCTTTTATTATTCCCATTCCCGGCACCACTTGTCCTCAACGCCTAGAAGAAAATCTTGGAGCTTCACTTATTAACCTTTCCAATGAAGAACTTGCGGCCATTAACGCATCTCTGGCATCCCTCGATGTGGATGAAACGTACTTCTAG
- a CDS encoding flavodoxin family protein: MKVILVNGSPHEHGCTYTALTEIKNTLEHEGVSADIFWIGTKPLAGCIACKKCFTLGKCIFQDRVNEFLEIAGNFDGYVFGSPVHWAAAGGAITSFMDRAFYAGMNGGHDIFYLKPAAAVLSARRAGTTAAFDQLNKYFTLLQMPVISSQYWNMVHGATPDDVRQDIEGLQTMRTLARNMAYFLKCKEAGQKNGVPLPERESIIYTNFIKKAE, encoded by the coding sequence ATGAAAGTTATTCTTGTAAACGGCAGCCCTCATGAACACGGATGTACATACACAGCTCTGACCGAAATAAAAAACACGCTTGAACATGAAGGCGTATCGGCAGATATATTCTGGATTGGTACAAAACCTCTTGCAGGCTGTATTGCCTGTAAAAAGTGTTTCACACTGGGAAAATGCATCTTTCAGGACAGAGTCAACGAATTTCTTGAAATAGCAGGAAATTTTGACGGATATGTTTTCGGCTCCCCTGTACACTGGGCTGCTGCTGGAGGTGCAATCACCTCCTTTATGGATCGTGCTTTTTATGCAGGAATGAATGGCGGACACGATATTTTCTATCTCAAACCGGCTGCTGCCGTACTCTCCGCCAGAAGAGCAGGAACCACTGCCGCCTTCGACCAACTCAACAAATATTTTACCCTGCTGCAAATGCCCGTCATTTCCTCCCAGTACTGGAACATGGTTCATGGAGCAACTCCCGACGACGTCAGGCAGGATATTGAAGGCCTACAGACCATGCGTACTCTGGCAAGAAATATGGCCTACTTTCTTAAATGTAAGGAAGCAGGACAAAAAAACGGAGTGCCACTGCCGGAACGCGAAAGTATTATCTACACAAATTTTATTAAAAAGGCGGAATAA
- a CDS encoding tyrosine-type recombinase/integrase, with the protein MFRLTWSDVDLQKEKIRLTDNKSGHGMERVRWLRMHPELVKALKWWRDARPCKVDNVFMQLQNDTFLGQPFTQRIHFMERLCRKAHVKPFGFHAIRHKSAAITFVSSGLNAVQVLMGHYRATTTDRYTKSAGLYTDQSEILSPLGGHQADEGRAMKSHFYRTFLKNTQPHTIHGEP; encoded by the coding sequence ATCTTCCGGTTGACGTGGAGCGATGTGGACCTTCAGAAGGAAAAAATCAGGCTGACCGACAACAAGTCGGGTCATGGAATGGAACGGGTGCGCTGGCTCCGAATGCACCCGGAACTGGTCAAGGCGCTCAAGTGGTGGCGGGATGCCCGCCCCTGCAAGGTGGACAATGTGTTCATGCAGCTTCAGAACGACACGTTTCTGGGGCAGCCGTTCACCCAGCGCATTCACTTCATGGAGCGTCTCTGCCGGAAGGCCCATGTGAAGCCCTTCGGTTTTCACGCCATCCGGCATAAAAGTGCGGCCATCACGTTCGTGAGTTCAGGTCTGAATGCCGTCCAGGTTCTCATGGGACATTATCGAGCGACTACGACGGATCGCTATACGAAGAGCGCGGGGCTGTACACGGACCAGAGCGAAATTCTTTCGCCTCTGGGAGGCCATCAAGCAGACGAAGGACGCGCCATGAAAAGCCATTTTTACAGAACTTTTCTTAAGAACACCCAGCCTCACACGATCCATGGAGAGCCTTAA
- a CDS encoding alpha/beta hydrolase, which produces MTAKILLTGLLLAAGLASAHPVTAVEQENKTLVIQEQGSFAAGGTVIPAKAPYNPLKPQASGQTLHGDHAYVFYQIPTNARKYPLVFLHGAGQSARTWETTPDGREGFQNIFLRRGFGVYLVDQPRRGDAGRSTVSATVEATPDEQFWFGQFRIGIWPEFFNNTQFARSDASLNQFFRQMTPNTGPYDAGVISDAMAAVFERTGDGILVTHSQGCGPGWLTAIKSNKVRAIVAYEPGSGFVFPEGELPSPIPNASSFGPFTASEVPLEQFKALTRMPIVIYYGDNIPDQPVSEPHQDYWRAAVHMAKLWAETVNRHGGDAVVVQLPQIGIHGNTHFPFSDLNNVEIADILSQWLKEKRVD; this is translated from the coding sequence ATGACAGCAAAAATTTTGCTTACCGGCCTACTACTTGCGGCAGGACTAGCCTCAGCGCACCCTGTAACGGCCGTTGAACAGGAAAACAAAACACTGGTTATTCAGGAACAGGGAAGTTTTGCTGCCGGAGGTACTGTCATTCCGGCAAAGGCCCCCTATAATCCGCTAAAGCCACAGGCTTCAGGACAAACACTGCACGGCGATCATGCCTATGTGTTCTATCAGATCCCGACAAACGCCAGAAAATACCCTCTGGTATTCCTCCATGGAGCTGGGCAGTCCGCAAGAACTTGGGAAACGACGCCTGACGGACGTGAAGGCTTCCAGAATATTTTTCTACGGCGCGGATTCGGCGTATACCTTGTAGATCAGCCCAGACGAGGAGATGCCGGACGCAGTACTGTCTCTGCTACGGTCGAAGCAACGCCCGATGAGCAGTTCTGGTTCGGCCAGTTCCGCATCGGTATCTGGCCGGAATTCTTCAATAACACACAGTTTGCCCGTAGCGACGCATCGCTGAACCAATTTTTCCGCCAAATGACCCCAAACACAGGTCCTTATGACGCAGGAGTTATCTCCGACGCCATGGCCGCCGTATTTGAACGTACAGGCGACGGTATTTTAGTTACACATTCTCAGGGCTGCGGGCCTGGCTGGCTGACTGCCATAAAAAGCAACAAGGTACGGGCCATTGTAGCCTATGAGCCAGGCAGTGGCTTCGTGTTTCCCGAAGGAGAACTTCCATCTCCTATCCCCAATGCCAGCTCTTTTGGACCGTTTACTGCGTCGGAAGTGCCGCTGGAACAGTTCAAGGCCTTAACGCGTATGCCCATTGTTATCTATTACGGCGATAACATTCCAGACCAGCCTGTTTCCGAACCACATCAGGACTACTGGCGGGCTGCCGTGCATATGGCAAAACTCTGGGCGGAAACTGTTAATAGGCACGGTGGCGATGCTGTCGTCGTCCAACTTCCCCAAATCGGAATACATGGAAATACCCACTTCCCCTTCTCTGATCTAAACAATGTCGAAATAGCCGACATTCTATCACAGTGGTTAAAAGAAAAAAGAGTGGATTAG
- a CDS encoding flavodoxin family protein, translating to MSKQILILAGSPRKNGNSAALCRAFARGAEERGHQVETVFLRDRKISYCLACYHCKNNNGVCIIKDDMGEILDNMNKADVIVMASPVYFYSVDAQMKALIDRTVAQWLTIKNKEFYYIMTSAEESDTVMDCTLECLRGLAKCLKGSVERGVIYGKGVYAAGEIESRPAMQEAYEMGRRV from the coding sequence ATGAGCAAACAAATTCTTATCTTGGCAGGCAGCCCTCGTAAAAACGGAAATTCCGCCGCACTGTGCCGCGCCTTTGCACGCGGAGCAGAAGAACGTGGACATCAGGTGGAAACTGTTTTTCTGCGGGACAGGAAAATTAGTTACTGTCTGGCCTGCTACCATTGCAAAAACAACAACGGAGTCTGCATCATCAAGGATGATATGGGAGAGATCCTTGATAACATGAACAAAGCTGATGTCATTGTTATGGCAAGCCCCGTTTATTTTTACTCCGTTGACGCGCAAATGAAGGCCCTTATCGACCGTACCGTAGCGCAATGGCTGACGATTAAAAATAAAGAATTTTATTATATTATGACATCAGCAGAAGAAAGTGACACCGTCATGGACTGCACGCTTGAGTGTCTGCGAGGTCTGGCAAAATGTCTCAAAGGCTCTGTTGAACGCGGCGTTATTTACGGAAAAGGCGTATATGCTGCGGGAGAAATAGAATCCAGGCCTGCTATGCAGGAGGCCTATGAAATGGGTCGTCGAGTATAG